The following proteins are encoded in a genomic region of Pyricularia oryzae 70-15 chromosome 6, whole genome shotgun sequence:
- a CDS encoding MFS transporter: MAARDEAQPSFISRLPFFGGRKKNVPPRDSHESETDEAPSNAPPKWSFGVLNDKKTIEVPGSVLLLADHKNEPLGLRNAPARTSHSSFPTANFPEPHPPADVKKKTTDGKIILEPQPEDAPNDPLNWPKWRRDAALLSIGLYCMVGGGQTSVLAAGFTDIARDYGVPVHSVSLTVGLYMMGMGIGSVFASPTAILYGKRPVYLASAILFIVTSVWCALSPSFPSLVAARVFQGIAVSPVECLPSATVAEIFFLHERAYRLGIYTLLLLGGKNLIPLVSAAIIQSLSWRWVFWVVTFVVAFCGVLLFLFVPETFWERVPHPKPKTPSRPGLFKRISSRYVHQHKPAERPATAHAAPTTTPSEAASPDKRHDHHVMFAETTETSSNNHGVEGSPEAKADDQHLGDSNKSEASETPSSEDEKQRKPAMPSLDTQNVDREGANQVPVSAHPRLESNTQSSPVVGGNVFAPMDPEKRQQQDKATANVYSNHWREREAKSFVQQLRPWHGRLNNDRWLKVAFRPFVLFSYPAVLWSSAMYACSVGWLIVVSEAVAVIYREKYYNFDALGVGLVYLSPFIGGVLGTAVAGKVSDIFVKAMSRRNGGLYEPEFRLIMALPIGITTVMGLMGFGWSAEERNNYMVPTVFFGIISFGCCLGSTTSITFCVDSYRQYAGEALVTLNFAKNILHGLVFSLFVTEWLEHDGAKSVFIWLGVIQLVVVAFAAPLFVYGKRCRMWTVRNNFMEKF; encoded by the exons ATGGCGGCTCGTGACGAGGCACAGCCCTCATTCATCTCACGTCTGCCGTTCTTTGGCGGGCGCAAAAAGAATGTCCCTCCCAGGGACTCCCACGAATCCGAAACAGACGAAGCGCCGTCCAACGCGCCGCCCAAATGGAGTTTTGGCGTGCTGAATGACAAGAAGACAATCGAAGTTCCAG GCTCCGTACTGCTTCTCGCGGACCACAAAAACGAACCGCTGGGTCTCCGCAATGCGCCCGCCCGGACATCCCACTCCTCCTTCCCAACAGCCAACTTCCCCGAGCCACACCCGCCGGCCGACGTGAAAAAGAAGACGACCGACGGCAAGATCATCCTCGAGCCGCAGCCCGAAGACGCGCCCAACGACCCGCTCAACTGGCCGAAATGGCGCCGAGACGCCGCCCTGCTCTCCATCGGCCTGTACTGTatggtcggcggcgggcagACGTCAGTCCTGGCCGCTGGTTTCACCGACATCGCCAGGGACTATGGGGTCCCAGTACACTCGGTCTCCCTGACGGTAGGCCTTTATATGATGGGTATGGGGATTGGCTCGGTTTTCGCGTCGCCTACGGCCATCTTGTACGGCAAAAGGCCCGTTTACCTCGCGAGTGCCATCCTTTTCATCGTCACTTCGGTCTGGTGCGCGCTGTCGCCTAGCTTCCCTTCCCTTGTGGCGGCGAGGGTTTTCCAGGGCATCgccgtcagcccggtcgaaTGTTTGCCTTCTGCGACGGTTGCCGAAATCTTCTTCCTCCACGAGAGAGCCTATCGATTGGGCATCTAcacactgctgctgctgggcggCAAGAACTTGATCCCGCTGGTCAGCGCCGCCATTATTCAGTCGCTGTCATGGCGCTGGGTGTTTTG GGTCGTTACTTTTGTCGTCGCCTTCTGCGGCGTCCTTCTCTTCCTGTTCGTCCCGGAGACGTTTTGGGAGAGAGTGCCGCATCCCAAGCCAAAGACCCCGTCCAGGCCGGGCCTGTTCAAGCGGATATCGTCGAGATACGTCCACCAGCACAAACCGGCGGAGCGCCCTGCCACGGCGCATGCGGCTCCCACGACCACGCCGTCTGAAGCGGCAAGCCCCGACAAACGCCATGATCACCACGTCATGTTTGCGGAGACTACCGAGACGAGCAGTAACAACCACGGCGTCGAGGGCTCGCCCGAGGCGAAAGCCGACGACCAGCATCTCGGGGACAGCAACAAGTCAGAGGCGTCCGAGACTCCCAGTTCAGAGGACGAGAAGCAGCGGAAGCCGGCCATGCCGTCCCTCGACACACAAAATGTGGACCGAGAGGGAGCCAACCAAGTCCCAGTCTCGGCCCACCCAAGGCTTGAGAGCAACACCCAGTCCTCGCCCGTGGTCGGCGGCAATGTGTTCGCCCCCATGGACCCCGAAAAGCGACAGCAGCAGGACAAGGCCACGGCCAACGTCTACTCGAACCACTGGCGTGAGCGCGAAGCCAAGTCCTTTGTCCAGCAGCTCCGCCCTTGGCACGGCCGGCTCAACAATGACCGGTGGCTCAAGGTCGCATTCCGCCCGTTTGTCCTGTTCAGCTACCCGGCCGTTCTCTGGTCGTCGGCCATGTACGCGTGCTCGGTCGGCTGGCTGATCGTCGTCTCCGAGGCGGTGGCTGTCATCTACCGTGAAAAGTACTACAACTTTGACGCGCTCGGAGTCGGTCTCGTCTACCTCTCGCCCTTTATCGGCGGCGTTCTAGGCACGGCAGTCGCGGGCAAGGTGTCGGACATTTTCGTCAAGGCCATGTCCCGGCGCAACGGCGGCCTGTACGAGCCCGAGTTCCGGCTCATCATGGCTCTCCCCATCGGCATCACGACCGTCATGGGATTGATGGGTTTTGGCTGGAGCGCGGAGGAACGCAACAACTACATGGTGCCGACCGTTTTCTTCGGCATCATCAGCTTCGGCTGCTGCTTGGGCAGCACGACGTCGATCACCTTTTGCGTCGACAGCTACCGGCAGTACGCGGGCGAGGCGCTCGTCACGCTCAACTTTGCAAAGAACATCCTGCACGGGCTCGTGTTTAGTTTGTTCGTGACGGAGTGGCTCGAGCACGACGGCGCCAAGTCCGTCTTCATCTGGCTGGGCGTTATAcagctggtggtggtggcgtttGCCGCGCCGCTGTTCGTCTACGGAAAGAGGTGCCGCATGTGGACGGTGCGCAACAACTTTATGGAGAAGTTTTAA